Proteins encoded by one window of Clostridium bornimense:
- a CDS encoding YtxH domain-containing protein translates to MKLSDLLEQKRKEKAKKEKVKNTKIATTSVVLGATVGAIGALLLAPKSGKDTRKVISEKSKKVANTVSEKVKETKGALDNKIINSKENIKKSLLKKEENNENILLEENNLDSEERKDVE, encoded by the coding sequence ATGAAATTATCAGATTTATTAGAGCAAAAAAGGAAAGAAAAAGCAAAAAAAGAGAAAGTTAAAAATACAAAAATAGCAACTACAAGTGTTGTGCTTGGAGCAACTGTTGGAGCGATAGGAGCATTATTGCTTGCACCAAAGAGTGGAAAGGATACTAGAAAAGTAATAAGTGAAAAATCTAAAAAGGTTGCTAATACTGTAAGCGAGAAAGTAAAAGAAACTAAAGGTGCTCTTGATAATAAAATTATTAATAGTAAAGAGAATATAAAGAAGAGTTTATTAAAAAAAGAAGAAAATAATGAAAACATACTTTTAGAAGAAAACAATTTAGATTCTGAAGAAAGAAAGGATGTAGAATAA
- a CDS encoding ammonium transporter has product MDFDLKMTLDTLWVILGGILVFWMQAGFAMVETGFTRAKNAGNIIMKNLMDFALGSIIYWILGFGLMFGDSFHGIIGTSMFLGGGDLGNGIEPNAFMFFQVVFCATAATIVSGAMAERTKFSAYLIYSFIISAVIYPISGHWIWGGGWLSDLGFHDFAGSTAVHSVGGWCALIGATILGPRIGKYGKDGKPNAIPGHSLTLGALGVFILFMGWFGFNPGSSLSATDTKLNALVIMTTALAASAAAVSTMFITWVRYKKPDVSMTLNGVLAGLVGITAGCDAVSIPGAIIIGVIAGFVVVFGIEFVDKVLKVDDPVGAVGVHCLCGVWGTLAVGLFATDGGLFYGGGFKYFFIQLLGVIAVAAWSICTSFILFKTIKATIGLRVSREEEIRGLDIEEHGLESSYADFLSSDINI; this is encoded by the coding sequence ATGGATTTTGATTTAAAAATGACATTGGATACCTTATGGGTAATACTTGGAGGTATATTAGTATTTTGGATGCAAGCAGGGTTTGCTATGGTAGAAACAGGTTTTACTAGAGCAAAAAATGCAGGGAATATAATAATGAAGAATCTTATGGATTTTGCTTTAGGATCAATAATATATTGGATTCTTGGATTTGGTCTTATGTTTGGAGATTCATTCCATGGTATTATAGGAACATCAATGTTTTTAGGTGGGGGAGATTTAGGAAATGGAATAGAGCCTAATGCATTTATGTTTTTCCAAGTTGTATTCTGTGCTACAGCAGCAACTATAGTTTCAGGAGCTATGGCTGAAAGAACTAAGTTTAGTGCATATCTTATCTATAGTTTTATAATTAGTGCAGTTATTTATCCAATATCAGGTCACTGGATTTGGGGAGGCGGCTGGCTTTCAGATTTAGGATTCCATGATTTTGCAGGTTCAACAGCAGTTCATTCAGTTGGTGGTTGGTGTGCTTTAATTGGAGCAACTATCTTAGGGCCAAGGATAGGAAAGTATGGTAAAGATGGAAAACCGAATGCAATACCAGGACATAGTTTAACATTAGGAGCATTAGGAGTATTCATATTATTCATGGGATGGTTTGGATTTAATCCAGGTTCATCTTTAAGTGCTACAGATACAAAATTAAATGCTCTTGTTATTATGACAACTGCTTTAGCAGCTTCAGCAGCAGCAGTTTCTACAATGTTTATTACATGGGTTCGTTATAAAAAACCTGATGTTAGTATGACATTAAATGGTGTACTTGCAGGATTAGTTGGAATAACAGCGGGATGTGATGCAGTATCAATACCAGGGGCAATCATAATAGGTGTTATTGCAGGATTTGTTGTAGTATTTGGTATAGAATTTGTAGATAAAGTACTAAAGGTTGATGATCCTGTTGGAGCTGTTGGAGTTCATTGCTTATGTGGTGTTTGGGGAACATTAGCTGTAGGATTATTTGCAACAGATGGTGGATTATTTTATGGAGGAGGATTTAAATATTTCTTCATTCAATTATTAGGAGTTATTGCAGTAGCTGCATGGTCAATTTGCACATCTTTTATTTTATTTAAGACAATAAAAGCAACAATAGGATTAAGAGTTAGTAGAGAAGAAGAAATAAGAGGACTTGATATCGAAGAGCATGGTCTTGAAAGCAGTTATGCAGATTTCTTAAGTTCAGATATTAATATATAA
- a CDS encoding P-II family nitrogen regulator: MDKITKIDIVTRKNNFEELKEELGKIGVTGMTVTQVLGCGVQKGDMQYYRGVPMETKLIPKLKVEIVVSEVPVEKVVEVAQKVLKTGKIGDGKIFIYDVLNVIKIRTGETGKAALQDK; encoded by the coding sequence ATGGATAAAATTACTAAGATTGATATAGTTACTAGAAAAAATAACTTTGAAGAACTAAAAGAAGAATTAGGCAAAATTGGAGTTACAGGTATGACTGTAACACAAGTTTTGGGATGTGGAGTACAAAAAGGTGACATGCAATATTATAGAGGGGTACCAATGGAAACAAAGCTAATACCTAAATTAAAAGTTGAAATTGTAGTTTCAGAAGTACCGGTAGAAAAAGTTGTTGAAGTAGCTCAAAAAGTTTTAAAAACCGGAAAAATTGGTGATGGTAAGATATTTATATATGATGTTTTAAATGTAATAAAGATCAGAACTGGTGAGACCGGTAAAGCAGCGTTACAGGATAAATAA
- the glnA gene encoding type I glutamate--ammonia ligase, translating into MSKYSKEDILKLVEENGVKFIRLQFTDIFGVLKNIAITNSQLEKALNNQCMFDGSSIEGFVRIEESDMYLRPDLDSFQIFPWRPQQGKVARLICDIYRPDGTPFEGDPRNILKKVLKEAADLGYTMNVGPECEFFLFKTDENGNPTLETQDEAGYFDLGPTDMGENARRDMTLVLEEMGFDIEASHHEVAEGQNEIDFKYDDALVTADNIMTFKLVVKTIAQRHGLHATFMPKPVFGINGSGMHVNMSLNKDGKNAFVDENDENGLSKTAYSFIAGIMKNIKGIAAITNPLVNSYKRLVPGYEAPVYIAWSGKNRSPLIRVPASRGAGTRVELRCPDPSSNPYLVLACLLSAGLDGIKNGLVPPTSIEQNIFEMTQTEREEKGIESLPGSLEEAIKYMKENELVKNVLGDHTFNQYIKAKEFEWDNYRTMVHQWEIDSYLKKY; encoded by the coding sequence ATGTCTAAATATAGTAAAGAAGATATATTAAAATTAGTTGAAGAAAATGGTGTGAAATTTATAAGATTACAATTTACAGATATTTTTGGAGTATTAAAAAATATAGCAATAACTAACAGCCAATTAGAGAAAGCATTAAATAACCAATGTATGTTTGATGGATCTTCTATAGAAGGATTTGTAAGAATTGAAGAATCTGATATGTATTTAAGACCAGATTTAGATAGCTTTCAAATATTTCCTTGGAGACCACAACAAGGGAAAGTTGCGAGATTAATTTGTGATATTTATAGACCAGATGGAACTCCTTTTGAAGGTGATCCTAGAAATATTCTTAAAAAGGTTTTAAAAGAAGCTGCAGATCTTGGATATACAATGAATGTAGGTCCAGAGTGTGAATTTTTCTTATTTAAGACAGATGAGAATGGAAATCCTACATTAGAAACACAAGATGAAGCAGGATACTTTGATTTAGGACCTACTGATATGGGGGAAAATGCAAGAAGAGATATGACACTTGTGTTAGAAGAAATGGGATTTGATATTGAAGCATCTCATCATGAAGTTGCAGAAGGTCAAAATGAAATAGATTTTAAATATGATGATGCTTTAGTTACCGCTGATAATATAATGACATTTAAGTTAGTTGTTAAAACTATAGCACAAAGACATGGTTTACATGCTACCTTTATGCCTAAACCTGTGTTTGGAATAAATGGATCAGGAATGCATGTAAATATGTCATTAAATAAAGATGGTAAAAATGCTTTTGTTGATGAAAATGATGAGAATGGTTTAAGTAAAACAGCATATAGTTTTATAGCTGGAATTATGAAGAACATTAAAGGAATTGCAGCTATAACTAATCCTTTAGTTAATTCATATAAGAGATTAGTGCCAGGCTATGAAGCACCTGTTTATATAGCTTGGTCAGGAAAAAATAGAAGCCCACTTATAAGAGTTCCAGCATCTAGAGGTGCAGGTACAAGAGTAGAACTTAGATGTCCGGACCCAAGTTCAAATCCGTATTTAGTTCTTGCATGTTTACTATCAGCAGGATTAGATGGAATAAAAAATGGATTAGTACCACCAACTAGTATTGAGCAAAATATATTTGAAATGACTCAAACTGAGAGGGAAGAAAAAGGTATCGAAAGTTTACCAGGAAGTCTTGAAGAAGCTATTAAATATATGAAAGAAAATGAACTTGTTAAAAATGTATTAGGAGATCATACTTTTAATCAATATATAAAAGCAAAAGAGTTTGAATGGGATAATTATAGAACAATGGTGCACCAATGGGAAATTGATAGTTATTTAAAGAAATATTAA
- a CDS encoding ANTAR domain-containing response regulator, with protein MSVQKGVIVALSNVETSKKVKKILSDSGYNVLAVCISGNELIRCAHQYCPDLIILGYKLPDMTIIDIYDSLMEISSFLAVVNEPYRSYVQEDMDIFCISNPITPTILLNAVDLVLQTRRTILKLREQVEKLEHTIEDRKVIEKAKGKLMSINGYTEQEAFKHIQKCSMDTGRKMVVVANEILEG; from the coding sequence ATGAGTGTTCAAAAAGGGGTAATAGTAGCATTAAGCAATGTTGAAACAAGCAAAAAGGTTAAAAAAATCTTAAGCGATAGTGGATATAATGTTTTGGCTGTATGTATTTCGGGAAACGAACTTATAAGGTGTGCCCATCAGTATTGTCCTGATTTAATCATACTTGGTTATAAATTACCTGATATGACAATAATTGATATATATGACTCTTTGATGGAGATTAGTAGCTTTTTAGCTGTTGTAAATGAACCTTATCGTTCATATGTACAAGAAGATATGGATATATTTTGTATAAGCAACCCTATAACACCTACTATACTATTGAATGCTGTAGATTTAGTTTTACAGACTAGAAGAACAATATTAAAACTTAGAGAGCAGGTTGAAAAACTAGAACATACAATTGAAGATAGAAAAGTGATAGAAAAAGCTAAAGGAAAATTGATGAGTATTAATGGATATACAGAACAAGAGGCTTTTAAGCATATACAAAAATGCAGTATGGATACAGGAAGAAAAATGGTTGTAGTAGCTAATGAAATTTTAGAGGGTTAA
- a CDS encoding DUF3867 domain-containing protein: protein MTDIIDFNEVKNKARDQDVNQFENYIYELYYSLSQGTISMSDLYSKINEYMEKNNISQEKFLNIQNEMLSRYGIDSEEIKNQLKTMGVDISSLDKNVDYEMARKNLGFTEKYKAGIGNAVYITYKISNERNVLDILLKDTEIIIKSEGKIDLGDNELNEFICSYKKLYSDKKIKVSIFEDVKTYEY, encoded by the coding sequence GTGACAGATATTATTGATTTTAATGAGGTAAAAAATAAGGCTCGAGATCAAGATGTTAATCAATTCGAAAATTATATTTATGAATTATATTATTCTTTATCACAAGGAACTATTAGTATGTCAGATTTATACAGTAAAATAAATGAGTATATGGAAAAGAATAATATATCACAAGAAAAATTTTTAAATATTCAAAATGAAATGTTATCAAGGTATGGAATAGATAGTGAAGAAATAAAAAATCAACTTAAAACTATGGGAGTGGATATATCATCTTTAGATAAAAATGTTGATTATGAGATGGCTAGAAAGAATTTAGGCTTTACAGAGAAATATAAAGCAGGAATAGGTAATGCCGTGTACATTACGTACAAAATATCTAATGAAAGAAATGTTTTAGATATTTTATTAAAAGACACAGAAATAATAATTAAATCTGAAGGAAAAATAGATTTAGGAGATAATGAATTAAATGAATTTATATGCTCATATAAGAAACTTTACTCTGATAAGAAAATAAAAGTATCTATATTTGAAGACGTTAAAACATATGAGTATTAG
- the hydE gene encoding [FeFe] hydrogenase H-cluster radical SAM maturase HydE encodes MCKVIGELVEKLYKYNSLSKEELIYLIKGINDDNKELLIEAANRTRIEHYGNKVYMRGLIEFTNYCKRNCKYCGIRVANKNLDRYRLTKEEIIQCVKNGKTLGYSTYVLQGGEDSYFDDEKMVEIIKAIKSMYPQDAVTLSIGERSYESYKKMYEAGADRYLLRHETASRKLYERLHPDGDYDNRVRCLWNLKEIGYQVGAGFMVGLPGQTTEDLVEDLLFIKKLEPHMCGIGPFIPHKDTPYRLEKHGRLDDVIIMLAITRLLLPNVLLPATTALGSISDKGREKGIKAGANVVMPNLSPINVRDKYSLYNNKICTGDEAAECRRCIENRINNIGFDIDLGRGDNLNWTRG; translated from the coding sequence ATGTGTAAGGTAATAGGGGAATTAGTTGAGAAATTATATAAATATAATAGTTTAAGTAAAGAAGAACTCATATACTTAATAAAGGGAATAAATGATGATAATAAAGAACTTTTAATAGAAGCAGCGAATAGAACACGAATAGAACATTATGGCAATAAGGTATATATGAGAGGATTAATTGAATTTACGAATTATTGCAAAAGAAATTGTAAATATTGTGGAATAAGAGTTGCTAATAAAAATTTAGATAGATATAGATTAACAAAGGAAGAGATAATTCAATGTGTTAAAAATGGAAAAACACTTGGATATAGCACCTATGTACTACAAGGTGGAGAAGATTCGTATTTTGATGATGAAAAAATGGTAGAAATAATAAAAGCTATTAAAAGTATGTATCCTCAGGATGCTGTTACTTTATCAATAGGGGAACGAAGTTATGAATCTTATAAAAAAATGTATGAAGCAGGAGCAGATAGATACTTACTTAGACATGAAACAGCATCGAGAAAATTATATGAAAGATTACATCCTGATGGAGATTATGATAATAGAGTTAGATGCCTATGGAATTTAAAAGAAATTGGATATCAAGTAGGAGCTGGATTTATGGTAGGACTTCCAGGTCAGACCACAGAAGATCTTGTAGAAGATTTGTTATTTATAAAAAAGTTAGAACCACATATGTGTGGTATAGGACCTTTTATTCCTCATAAAGATACTCCATATAGATTAGAGAAACATGGCAGGTTAGATGATGTCATAATTATGTTAGCTATCACAAGATTATTGTTACCTAACGTTCTTTTACCAGCTACTACAGCATTAGGAAGTATCAGTGATAAAGGAAGAGAGAAGGGAATAAAAGCAGGAGCTAATGTAGTTATGCCTAATTTATCACCTATAAATGTTAGAGATAAATATTCATTATATAATAATAAAATATGTACTGGAGACGAAGCAGCTGAGTGCAGGAGATGCATAGAAAATAGAATAAATAATATAGGATTTGATATAGATTTAGGACGAGGAGATAACTTGAATTGGACAAGGGGTTAA
- the hydF gene encoding [FeFe] hydrogenase H-cluster maturation GTPase HydF: MNKTPNANRKHIVIYGKTNAGKSSVINALLDQSVSLVSNEEGTTTDPVLKATELIPVGPVLFVDTAGLGDNSNLGGIREKRTLEILHRTDIAIYIMDINDMDLDYYNKMKAKFISLDIPCILVINKIDSVDDEVVKEIKNKYKEPKLISTYTGEGIEELREEIIANMMDKEDDEVSLLAGLVPEGGTIIMVVPVDSEAPKGRLILPQVQCIRDALDNGIKSYVVRDSELESAIKDITNVDLVITDSQAFAKVSDIVPKEIKLTSFSILFARQKGDIKSYIEGTKAIKNLHKNSKILICESCTHNISHEDIGRVKIPKLLNNFIGGKLHYDISIFHDFPENIEEYDLIIHCGGCMINRKTILNRIKRCNRENVPITNYGLILAYLTGILDRSIEIFK; this comes from the coding sequence ATGAATAAAACACCAAATGCTAACAGAAAACATATTGTTATTTATGGTAAAACTAATGCTGGAAAATCATCGGTTATAAATGCATTGCTTGATCAGAGTGTATCATTAGTTTCTAATGAAGAAGGTACTACTACAGACCCGGTTTTAAAAGCTACTGAGTTAATTCCGGTAGGACCTGTACTTTTTGTAGATACAGCAGGATTAGGAGATAATAGTAATTTGGGAGGTATACGGGAAAAAAGAACATTAGAGATATTACATAGAACTGATATAGCTATTTATATTATGGATATTAATGATATGGACTTAGATTATTATAATAAAATGAAAGCTAAGTTTATTAGCTTAGATATACCATGTATACTAGTTATAAATAAAATAGACAGTGTTGATGATGAAGTTGTAAAAGAAATTAAAAATAAATATAAAGAACCTAAGTTAATTTCTACATATACTGGGGAAGGAATAGAGGAATTAAGAGAAGAAATTATAGCAAATATGATGGATAAGGAGGATGATGAAGTATCTTTGTTAGCTGGATTAGTTCCTGAAGGTGGTACTATAATAATGGTGGTTCCAGTAGATTCAGAAGCACCGAAGGGACGACTTATTTTGCCTCAGGTACAATGTATAAGAGATGCGTTAGATAATGGAATAAAGAGTTATGTTGTTAGAGATAGTGAGCTAGAAAGTGCAATTAAAGATATAACAAATGTTGATTTAGTTATTACAGATTCACAAGCTTTTGCGAAGGTAAGTGATATTGTACCTAAAGAGATAAAATTAACTAGTTTTTCTATATTATTTGCTAGGCAAAAAGGAGACATTAAGTCGTATATAGAGGGAACAAAAGCTATAAAAAATCTTCATAAAAATTCTAAGATTTTGATATGTGAAAGTTGTACTCATAATATATCTCATGAAGATATAGGAAGGGTTAAAATACCTAAACTACTTAATAATTTTATAGGGGGAAAGTTGCATTATGATATAAGTATATTTCATGATTTTCCAGAAAATATAGAAGAATATGATCTTATAATTCATTGTGGTGGTTGTATGATAAATAGAAAGACTATCTTAAATAGAATTAAGAGATGTAATAGAGAAAATGTACCTATAACTAATTATGGATTAATCTTAGCATATTTAACAGGCATATTAGATAGATCTATAGAGATTTTTAAATAA
- the hemA gene encoding glutamyl-tRNA reductase, translating to MIQLIGLKKKTSIDIREMFVLEEEKRRKALAILRRRFNEVVILNTCNRLEFYIEGSISRCEAIDIIFEAFNWNKELKSYWFYIEEKDAIRHLMEVVCGFHSKICGEDQILSQVRKAYLESREIGSIGERLNKLFQEALGCGKKFRSEGKLYEIPVSIASIVANEIFSLGLKNILIIGYGEIGKLLAKYLLKKDVDKIFILVRNKEKIRERLDPKINIISYNEELPSNLDIETIITCTTSNEILIGKDDIKEEGKNLVVFDLSIPRNIDKDLGNYRRVNLYDVDMISNVNDKNKKLRIDRMNSNKYIVENYINDYINWNSIRNIKEYIVSIKNKKDEVVNERYKKFSSRCDDRRELELVKVLMDSVGNAYANKAIEVLKEETLRGREEECLKILTKIFMK from the coding sequence ATGATTCAGCTTATTGGTTTAAAGAAGAAAACGTCAATAGATATTAGGGAAATGTTTGTATTAGAAGAAGAAAAGAGAAGAAAAGCGTTGGCGATATTAAGAAGAAGATTTAATGAAGTTGTTATATTAAATACATGTAATAGATTAGAATTTTATATTGAAGGAAGTATAAGTAGATGTGAAGCTATTGATATAATTTTTGAAGCATTTAATTGGAATAAAGAATTAAAAAGCTATTGGTTTTATATAGAAGAAAAAGATGCAATACGTCATTTGATGGAGGTGGTCTGTGGATTTCATTCTAAAATTTGTGGTGAGGATCAGATATTATCTCAAGTTAGAAAGGCTTATTTAGAGTCGAGAGAAATTGGATCAATTGGAGAAAGGTTAAATAAACTTTTTCAAGAGGCATTAGGTTGTGGTAAAAAATTTAGATCTGAAGGAAAGTTATATGAGATACCAGTATCAATTGCATCGATAGTTGCAAATGAAATATTTAGTTTGGGATTAAAAAATATTTTAATAATAGGATATGGAGAAATTGGAAAGCTTTTAGCTAAATATTTATTAAAAAAAGATGTAGATAAAATATTTATTTTAGTTAGAAATAAGGAGAAAATAAGAGAAAGATTGGATCCTAAAATTAATATTATTTCTTATAATGAAGAGTTACCGTCGAACTTAGATATTGAAACGATAATAACATGTACAACATCTAATGAGATATTAATTGGAAAAGATGATATTAAAGAAGAAGGAAAAAACTTAGTGGTATTCGATTTATCAATTCCTAGAAATATTGATAAAGATTTAGGAAACTATAGAAGAGTAAATTTGTATGATGTAGATATGATAAGCAATGTGAATGATAAGAATAAAAAGTTAAGAATAGATAGAATGAATTCTAATAAGTATATAGTAGAAAACTATATAAACGACTATATAAATTGGAATAGTATAAGAAATATTAAAGAGTACATAGTTAGTATAAAAAATAAAAAGGATGAAGTAGTAAATGAAAGGTATAAGAAGTTTTCTTCAAGGTGTGATGATAGAAGAGAATTAGAATTAGTAAAGGTGCTGATGGATAGTGTCGGTAATGCCTATGCAAATAAAGCTATAGAAGTATTGAAGGAAGAAACTCTAAGGGGACGTGAAGAAGAATGTCTAAAAATTCTAACGAAGATATTCATGAAATAA
- a CDS encoding NAD(P)-dependent oxidoreductase, with amino-acid sequence MSKNSNEDIHEISNVYNMIGIMSNKIKVGIIGGGKVGFLKARKFINKGSKVEVISKSFYSEFYSIKSNNVILIEDEYKEDFIKDKHIIIIAINNIEDINRIVEDCNKRYKLFINCYNYRNGLAVMTTERETKNLCVSINSKLGNPIGTMMVANSVKGFIEEYDEFIEYTSLIRKRLKNNQRYKDSILTFINTEDFKEIYSIHKDRLVLTLFYGEDIIKALYKKGD; translated from the coding sequence ATGTCTAAAAATTCTAACGAAGATATTCATGAAATAAGTAATGTATATAATATGATTGGTATTATGTCAAACAAAATAAAAGTAGGGATAATTGGTGGAGGAAAAGTTGGATTTTTAAAAGCTAGGAAGTTTATAAATAAGGGGAGTAAAGTAGAAGTAATTAGTAAAAGTTTTTATAGTGAATTTTATAGTATAAAAAGTAATAATGTTATTTTGATAGAAGATGAATATAAAGAAGATTTTATAAAAGATAAGCATATAATTATTATCGCTATAAATAATATAGAAGATATAAATAGAATAGTAGAAGATTGTAATAAAAGGTATAAGTTATTTATAAATTGCTATAATTATAGAAATGGACTTGCTGTAATGACTACTGAAAGAGAAACAAAGAACTTATGTGTATCGATAAATTCTAAATTAGGTAATCCAATAGGTACAATGATGGTAGCAAATTCTGTGAAAGGATTTATAGAAGAATATGATGAATTTATAGAATATACATCATTAATAAGAAAAAGACTAAAAAATAATCAAAGATATAAGGATTCTATCTTAACTTTTATTAATACTGAAGACTTTAAAGAAATATATTCTATTCATAAAGATAGATTAGTTTTAACATTATTTTACGGTGAAGATATTATTAAAGCTTTGTATAAAAAAGGGGATTAA
- the hemC gene encoding hydroxymethylbilane synthase, whose translation MYFTIATRKSMLAQKQTEIIMNKLKNLGINSEKLLVLTEGDKKLDVTLDKIGGKGVFIKEIELALINKEAHCAVHSMKDVPYDLIDGFEIIAIPEREDARDVFISREGLKIDELKKGATIGTGSIRRAFQLKQIREDLNIVPIRGNIQTRIEKMKNENLDGIVLAAAGLKRVNEESLITEYLKPDIFVPAIAQGALGIEILSSSDNKDILKKLDDNDARTTVEAERSFMRRLNGGCHTLIGAYSKIEGKDLYIIGIYKIGDKIIKKDIFGPKEKSIELGITLAEKIINS comes from the coding sequence ATGTATTTTACAATTGCTACAAGGAAGAGTATGCTAGCACAGAAGCAAACTGAAATTATTATGAATAAGTTAAAGAATTTGGGGATTAATTCAGAAAAACTTCTTGTGTTAACTGAAGGAGATAAAAAATTAGATGTAACATTAGATAAAATAGGTGGGAAAGGTGTTTTTATTAAAGAAATAGAGTTGGCTTTGATTAATAAAGAAGCCCATTGTGCCGTTCATAGTATGAAGGATGTGCCTTATGATTTAATAGATGGATTTGAGATAATAGCTATACCTGAAAGAGAAGATGCTAGAGATGTTTTTATATCTAGAGAAGGTTTAAAAATAGATGAACTTAAAAAAGGAGCTACAATAGGAACAGGAAGTATACGTAGAGCGTTTCAATTAAAACAAATTAGAGAAGATTTAAATATAGTACCTATAAGAGGAAATATACAAACACGAATAGAAAAGATGAAAAATGAAAATTTAGATGGAATAGTTTTAGCAGCAGCAGGATTAAAAAGAGTAAATGAAGAATCACTGATCACAGAATATTTAAAGCCAGATATATTTGTACCTGCTATTGCGCAAGGAGCATTAGGAATTGAAATATTATCATCTAGTGATAATAAGGATATACTTAAAAAATTGGATGATAATGATGCGAGAACAACAGTAGAAGCAGAAAGAAGTTTTATGAGAAGACTTAATGGAGGATGTCATACTTTAATTGGTGCTTATTCGAAGATAGAAGGTAAAGATTTATATATTATTGGAATTTATAAAATAGGTGATAAAATTATTAAGAAAGACATTTTTGGACCAAAGGAAAAAAGTATAGAGTTAGGGATAACATTGGCAGAGAAGATAATTAATTCATAA